In a genomic window of Gossypium arboreum isolate Shixiya-1 chromosome 7, ASM2569848v2, whole genome shotgun sequence:
- the LOC108451150 gene encoding trans-Golgi network-localized SYP41-interacting protein 1-like isoform X1 yields the protein MEKNKNRTDLLTAGRKKLQQFRQKKDGKGSSSKGKSSKKSKKPEQHGSDSDATNPVAKQTALLQVSEGETTAGDSTVSQSAEKSSLPSGPDTAAFVSPVESIVSEETVPNGEQSTQTVDSMTSTEIRSSRRDIPVLEGEIKHYNVPHPSASVDTKEGTVVNKEMGQNSLLSADDLSDNYLSQARGDQITDVGAMQETDGLGMNQLDRGGEAKFEVDGRLTLSGHGECDEPLEGATPGVTSMEGASNETEEAFSRDASIVSTGASSSSWEDGSLAASSQLTNEQAPDVIPYSPVKEEQEMCPSFSDYGEGNSLEGNQQYLPEVSFVSEDLGHERSLQMTRLISSNLILSLARGGTPVKLSQLVEAIRSLDEDEYRLLLNSHESVSLEISGTDNLSPSYHPDIFEKLKEELYLTSFSKDIFYLKLSEQSDLHMESERHCHQLLDEISLLHSSINKVHETNACLGEELAQCRSELQISGSGREELQNELNTALLQIEEFSSRANELQSSLVRSQEDLSSLFSELSEYKNQVATLQADNVNLNRTVYSLTDERSTIAQEKESSLLENEKLLLELARYKDLVITSQVESEQLNMNLASLTEERKALVDEKMLSLQENEKLRTELADCKSLISALQVEHSNIINLAIMSEERIKLEEEKELLAQGKEKAALDLEECKDLLASLQLEKSKLNGELAFVTEERKKLEEDKDYFIHENERLASELLVLQEQLTRQNGEQMQLEAELKVLTVHLEKLMEENSFLNASLDVHKAKLVETDSRGNQNIEAGSQVKGLGVSREVLENAANYEPSCFIPLKQDPDESTVVSEKLGPNDVVGGSSLVLLEQEVFDDSSGFLVLKGHLKEAERILQNLEMTIEQMHSHSVSLQHSISKSAAPGVSNLTKASEPQVHHDEPEVERRDLPEYQLLGDLFNSTKEVTENLRALLKLLGQDADDASFLYRGERDCRKSANFTFQEHRVLHETLKEYSDILHASNIELGVLYEASKQHAYGIEAKYNELKVLHEALKQQESSLSSENAELGKKLSEYQLKLTEMQSQFSDLKQRSDDTTSALNQQFKNSQKEAAERALMPELELRSMVTQIVETVRRLDLSVGQVSNFSFSDNSSDISDLNSRLAISVDSAINNIRELQEQLEIAHAGHDAILNSYKEVDEKYNDLHRNNEFMVGMLHELYNDLKKLVIDSCVLVGEPEMNTQVEKLPDPLDYSKYKILIEQLENVLGERLQLQSVNDQLNLEMMNRTRDVVEMRRECLHSNAIQKLIEQVENVVKLDDSETDSDRTPGSHLELLVCLLVKKYKDIDQQVSNRGEDLGSKMFGLTEVEEKIHQLDALRLQQEFEILTLKESLRQKEEALQTAHSELLKKVSEIEQSEQRVSSVREKLSIAVAKGKGLVVQRDGLKQSLAETSAELERLSQELQVKDAQLQELEIKLKTYSEAGERVEALESELSYIRNSATALRESFLLKDSVLQRIEEILEDLDLPEHFHSRDIIEKVDWLARSTTDNSLPAPDWEQKSSVGGSYSDAGFVTVDTWKEDAQPTLTSGDDWRRKYEDLESKFYGLAEQNEMLEQSLMERNHLVQRWEELLGRIDMPSQMRSIEPEEKIEWLGGALSEANHDKNSLQKKIDDLQNYFGSVAADLEESEKRISDLDSDLQSVALEREHLSERLDALTSDNHNLAAKATQFEVENEKLQIKVSGLKEELDKRIEEEEENLLKMEGEIRRLQYLVCDVLQDPEAKDLGSGGSSTASLEGLLKKLIENYTNLKSVNPEPVDIEIDQTKLCDPTLDQAGSRDALTSQEDVASLKKELEEVQHDLMQAKEERDEYFGKHQSLLHEVQALERKGEELQGLLNQEEQKSAFVREKLNVAVRKGKSLVQQRDGLKKTIEEMNAELERLKSELSNQENALADYELKMRDFSTYPQKVEALEADNLFLRNHLTETERMLEEKRHTLNGILNAIADIDAGVEIDTFDPVEKLGQIGKVCHDLHASVSSSKQESQKSKRAAELLLAELNEVQERNDGLQEDLAKISVELTEVTKDREVAEAAKLEVLSRLEELSTVHSEGKRKQYSELMMLQSCVNEVTKGFNDIQNLLYIAFMKDLEFLQNLEVNIKLCLEGDDAQDVAGLPYSISSDLEDKVNFQSTDTSSIANIQEPVDDNAIVEVCSSIWHHLQDLTTEITALKEKFIGCSKSLHERGYSLWNVVGILHRERNSQNESFEDMRRNIMHLESIGKEKDMEIVVLRRNVALLYEACANLVLEIENGKAELLGNSSTTADLELAGALALGGQNRVLSEEQIKTMADKLLSTMKDFLSMKYQIAEGSQREMKITVENLRKDLQEKDIQKDQICAELVGQIKLAEAAAMNYSRDLQSSKTLVHDLEKELEVVKEENKSVQQRVKELQDVQANSVELHDRVKSLTDVLSSKDQEIEALMQALDEEEVQMEELTKKNEELEKVLQQKNIDLENLEASHGKVVKKLSITVSKFDELRDLSQSLLIKIEQLQSELQDRDAEISFLRQEVTRCTNDLLAASQMNSKRESNEIHEFLTWFEGIVSCVGLPHLHFDMKDIQVPEYKEIIQKKLSSITSELENLRVAAQSKDELLQAERTKVEELTRMEETLKKTLQEKESLLNLLEGAGDVDHAASANSEIVQVEPVINQWAVPGNSSASQVRSLRKVNNDQVAIHIDSDDVSNSRLEDEDEDKVHGFKSLTTSRIVPRFTRPVSDMIDGLWVSCDRALMRQPALRLAIMIYWAILHSLLAAFVF from the exons ATGGAGAAGAATAAGAACCGTACTGATCTGCTCACTGCCGGACGGAAAAAG CTTCAACAATTTCGTCAGAAAAAGGATGGTAAAGGAAGTAGCAGTAAAGGAAAATCttctaaaaaatctaaaaaaccTGAGCAGCATGGATCTGATAGTGATGCAACAAACCCGGTTGCCAAACAAACAGCCTTGCTGCAGGTTTCTGAAGGGGAAACCACAGCTGGTGACTCAACAGTGTCACAGTCTGCTGAGAAGAGTTCATTGCCTTCTGGGCCCGATACTGCAGCATTTGTTTCACCAGTAGAGTCTATTGTGTCTGAGGAGACAG TCCCAAATGGAGAGCAAAGTACTCAGACTGTTGATAGTATGACGAGCACAGAAATACGTTCCTCAAGAAGAGATATCCCAGTTTTGGAGGGGGAAATAAAGCATTATAATGTGCCACATCCTTCTGCTTCAGTTGATACCAAAGAGGGGACAGTGGTCAACAAGGAAATGGGGCAAAATTCACTGCTTTCAGCAGATGATTTGTCTGATAACTACTTGTCTCAAGCAAGGGGAGATCAGATAACAGATGTAG GTGCAATGCAGGAAACTGATGGTTTGGGGATGAATCAGCTTGATAGAGGTGGTGAAGCAAAGTTTGAAGTTGATGGTAGGCTTACTTTGTCTGGGCACGGTGAATGTGATGAACCTCTTGAAGGGGCTACTCCAGGAGTAACTAGCATGGAGGGGGCATCCAATGAGACAGAGGAGGCCTTCAGCAGAGATGCTAGCATTGTATCTACTGGGGCATCTAGCAGTTCCTGGGAAGATGGAAGTTTGGCTGCTAGTTCTCAATTGACAAATGAACAGGCCCCAGATGTAATACCCTATTCACCTGTCAAAGAAGAACAAGAAATGTGCCCTTCATTTTCTGATTACGGTGAGGGCAACAGTTTAGAAGGAAATCAACAATACTTACCAGAGGTCTCCTTTGTGTCTGAAGATCTAGGTCATGAAAGATCTCTTCAGATGACAAGATTGATTTCATCAAATCTGATTCTGTCTCTTGCCAGAGGTGGTACTCCAGTCAAACTCTCTCAGCTAGTAGAGGCGATTAGAAGTCTTGATGAAGATGAATATAGGCTTTTGCTGAACTCTCACGAATCTGTTTCCCTTGAAATAAGTGGGACCGATAATCTATCACCTTCCTACCATCCAGATATATTCGAGAAATTAAAAGAGGAGTTGTATCTCACAAGTTTTTCAAAAGATATATTTTACTTAAAGCTTTCTGAGCAGTCAGATCTGCATATGGAATCTGAACGGCATTGTCATCAGCTTCTTGATGAAATATCTCTTCTTCATTCTTCCATCAACAAGGTTCATGAGACGAATGCCTGCCTTGGAGAAGAGCTAGCACAATGTAGGTCTGAACTCCAGATTTCTGGAAGTGGAAGGGAGGAGTTGCAGAACGAACTTAATACTGCTTTGTTGCAAATTGAGGAATTTTCTTCTAGAGCAAATGAGTTGCAGAGCAGCCTGGTAAGGTCACAAGAGGATTTATCAAGCCTTTTTTCTGAATTGTCTGAGTACAAGAATCAGGTGGCCACTTTGCAGGCAGATAATGTGAACTTGAATAGGACCGTTTATTCTCTGACTGATGAGAGAAGCACAATTGCACAGGAAAAGGAATCTTCTCTCCTTGAGAATGAAAAACTGTTACTGGAGTTAGCTAGATACAAGGACTTGGTGATCACTTCCCAGGTGGAGAGTGAGCAGTTAAACATGAATCTTGCTTCGCTGACAGAGGAGAGAAAGGCACTTGTGGATGAGAAAATGTTGTCCCTTCAGGAAAATGAGAAGCTACGGACAGAATTAGCTGATTGCAAAAGCTTGATTTCAGCTTTACAGGTGGAACATTCTAATATAATCAATCTTGCTATAATGTCAGAAGAAAGAATAAAGCTTGAAGAAGAGAAGGAGTTGCTTGCACAAGGGAAAGAGAAAGCTGCTCTTGATTTGGAAGAGTGTAAAGATTTGTTGGCTTCTTTACAACTTGAAAAATCCAAATTGAATGGTGAACTTGCTTTCGTTACAGAGGAGAGAAAGAAGCTTGAGGAGGACAAGGATTATTTCATCCATGAGAATGAAAGACTTGCTTCTGAGCTCCTTGTTCTTCAAGAGCAGTTAACTAGACAGAATGGGGAACAGATGCAACTTGAGGCTGAACTAAAAGTATTAACAGTACACCTAGAGAAGCTAATGGAGGAAAATAGTTTCCTCAATGCCAGTTTGGATGTGCATAAGGCCAAGTTAGTGGAAACTGATAGTAGGGGAAACCAGAATATTGAAGCCGGGAGTCAAGTAAAAGGTCTGGGTGTGAGTAGGGAGGTCCTTGAAAATGCTGCCAACTATGAACCTTCCTGCTTCATACCTTTGAAGCAGGATCCTGACGAATCTACTGTGGTATCGGAGAAACTTGGACCTAATGACGTTGTTGGTGGGTCATCACTTGTGCTGCTTGAACAGGAAGTCTTTGATGATTCTTCTGGATTTCTAGTCCTGAAGGGACACTTGAAGGAGGCTGAGAGAATATTGCAAAACCTTGAAATGACAATTGAACAGATGCACTCTCATTCAGTCTCATTACAGCACTCCATCAGTAAATCAGCTGCACCAGGAGTATCAAATCTAACTAAAGCCTCTGAACCACAGGTGCATCATGATGAACCTGAGGTTGAGAGGAGAGATTTGCCTGAATATCAGTTACTGGGAGACCTGTTTAATTCAACTAAAGAGGTAACAGAAAATTTAAGAGCTCTGCTTAAGCTCTTGGGTCAAGATGCTGATGATGCCAGTTTTCTTTATAGAGGAGAGAGGGATTGTAGAAAATCTgctaatttcacatttcaagagCACAGGGTTCTACATGAAACTTTGAAGGAATACAGCGACATTCTCCACGCATCCAACATTGAACTGGGGGTTCTGTATGAAGCTTCTAAGCAACATGCTTATGGCATTGAAGCTAAGTACAATGAACTTAAGGTTCTACATGAAGCTCTAAAGCAGCAAGAAAGTAGCCTCAGTTCGGAAAATGCTGAGCTTGGCAAGAAGTTGAGTGAGTATCAGTTGAAACTTACTGAAATGCAGAGTCAATTCTCTGATTTAAAGCAAAGGTCAGATGATACTACTTCTGCTTTAAATCAACAGTTCAAAAATTCGCAGAAGGAAGCAGCTGAGAGGGCTTTGATGCCTGAACTAGAATTGAGATCTATGGTTACTCAGATTGTGGAGACAGTCAGGAGACTTGATTTGTCTGTTGGGCAAGTTTCTAACTTCAGCTTCTCAGATAACAGCAGTGATATCTCAGATCTGAATAGCCGGCTTGCTATTTCTGTTGATTCTGCCATTAACAATATCCGAGAGCTACAAGAGCAACTAGAAATTGCTCATGCAGGTCATGATGCAATATTGAATTCATACAAAGAAGTAGATGAGAAGTATAATGATTTGCATAGGAATAATGAATTCATGGTAGGGATGCTACATGAattgtataatgatctgaagaaACTTGTGATTGATTCATGCGTTTTGGTGGGTGAGCCTGAAATGAATACGCAAGTTGAGAAGCTGCCTGATCCCTTAGACTACAGCAAGTATAAGATCCTCATTGAACAACTGGAGAACGTTTTGGGTGAAAGGCTCCAGCTTCAGTCTGTTAATGACCAGCTGAATTTAGAAATGATGAATAGGACAAGAGACGTTGTGGAAATGAGGAGAGAATGCCTTCATTCTAATGCCATTCAAAAGCTTATTGAACAGGTTGAGAATGTTGTAAAACTGGACGACTCTGAGACTGACTCAGATAGAACTCCTGGTTCCCACCTTGAATTGTTAGTTTGTTTGCTTGTCAAGAAATACAAAGACATTGATCAACAGGTGAGTAATCGTGGAGAGGATCTTGGATCTAAGATGTTTGGGTTGACAGAAGTAGAGGAAAAGATACATCAGTTAGATGCCTTGAGACTTCAGCAGGAATTTGAAATCCTCACTCTGAAAGAAAGTTTGCGCCAGAAAGAAGAAGCCCTTCAGACTGCACATTCTGAGTTACTGAAAAAAGTAAGTGAAATTGAACAGTCAGAACAGCGGGTATCTTCTGTTAGGGAGAAGCTTAGCATTGCTGTGGCAAAGGGGAAAGGTTTGGTGGTGCAGCGTGATGGTCTTAAGCAGTCACTTGCAGAGACATCTGCTGAACTAGAGAGACTCTCACAGGAATTACAGGTAAAAGATGCCCAGCTtcaggagttagaaataaaactgaAGACTTACTCGGAGGCAGGTGAGCGTGTGGAAGCTTTGGAATCTGAACTTTCATACATACGCAATTCAGCTACTGCATTAAGAGAATCATTTCTTCTCAAAGACTCTGTACTGCAGAGAATTGAAGAGATTTTAGAAGACTTAGACCTGCCTGAGCATTTCCATTCTAGAGATATCATTGAAAAGGTTGATTGGTTAGCAAGGTCCACCACTGATAATTCTTTGCCTGCCCCAGATTGGGAGCAGAAAAGTTCTGTTGGAGGCTCCTACTCTGATGCGGGTTTTGTCACTGTTGATACCTGGAAAGAAGATGCACAACCAACCTTAACTTCAGGGGATGACTGGAGAAGAAAATATGAGGACCTTGAGAGCAAGTTTTATGGGTTGGCAGAACAAAATGAAATGCTTGAGCAGTCCTTGATGGAAAGAAACCACTTGGTGCAAAGATGGGAGGAACTTTTGGGCAGAATTGATATGCCTTCACAGATGCGGTCCATTGAACCCGAGGAAAAGATTGAATGGCTAGGTGGGGCACTTTCAGAGGCTAATCATGATAAAAATTCTTTGCAGAAGAAGATTGATGACCTTCAAAATTATTTTGGGTCAGTAGCTGCTGATTTGGAAGAGTCTGAAAAGAGAATATCAGATCTTGACTCAGACCTTCAATCAGTTGCCCTTGAGAGGGAGCACCTTTCTGAAAGATTGGATGCTTTGACTTCTGATAATCATAACCTTGCAGCAAAGGCAACTCAATTTGAAGTTGAGAATGAAAAACTTCAGATTAAAGTTAGTGGTTTGAAGGAAGAATTGGATAAGAGGATTGAGGAAGAGGAGGAGAATCTTCTCAAGATGGAGGGTGAAATAAGGAGATTGCAGTACTTGGTTTGTGATGTGTTACAGGATCCTGAAGCAAAAGATTTGGGTTCTGGTGGCAGTAGTACTGCATCATTAGAAGGATTACTGAAGAAGCTTATAGAGAATTACACTAATCTCAAGTCTGTGAATCCTGAACCTGTGGATATTGAAATCGACCAGACTAAGCTATGTGATCCAACCCTTGATCAAGCTGGAAGCAGAGATGCTCTAACTAGCCAGGAGGATGTAGCTTCTTTGAAAAAAGAACTGGAGGAAGTGCAGCATGACTTGATGCAAGCGAAGGAGGAAAGAGATGAATACTTCGGAAAGCATCAATCTTTGCTTCATGAAGTTCAAGCACTTGAAAGGAAAGGAGAGGAGTTGCAAGGGCTACTTAATCAAGAAGAGCAGAAGTCAGCTTTTGTGAGAGAAAAGTTAAATGTTGCTGTTAGAAAAGGGAAATCTTTGGTGCAACAACGGGATGGTCTGAAGAAAACAATTGAAGAGATGAATGCTGAGCTGGAACGCTTGAAATCTGAGCTTAGCAACCAGGAAAATGCTCTGGCTGATTATGAACTAAAGATGAGGGACTTCTCCACTTACCCCCAAAAAGTAGAAGCCTTAGAAGCTGACAATTTGTTCTTGAGGAATCATTTGACAGAAACCGAACGCATGTTGGAGGAGAAAAGACATACTTTAAATGGGATATTAAATGCAATAGCTGACATTGATGCTGGTGTTGAAATTGATACCTTTGATCCAGTGGAGAAGTTGGGACAAATTGGGAAAGTGTGCCATGATTTGCATGCCTCTGTGTCATCTTCTAAACAAGAGTCGCAGAAGTCCAAGAGAGCTGCAGAGCTACTGCTTGCAGAGTTGAATGAAGTTCAAGAGAGAAACGATGGTCTTCAGGAAGATCTAGCCAAAATTTCGGTTGAGCTTACAGAAGTCACGAAGGATAGGGAGGTGGCAGAGGCTGCAAAACTTGAAGTTCTTTCACGGCTCGAAGAGTTATCTACAGTTCACTCtgaaggaaaaagaaaacagTATTCTGAATTAATGATGCTACAGTCCTGTGTGAATGAAGTCACAAAGGGCTTCAATGATATTCAAAATCTACTTTACATTGCTTTTATGAAGGACTTGGAATTTTTGCAAAATTTGGAGGTTAACATTAAGTTGTGCTTGGAAGGGGATGATGCCCAAGATGTGGCTGGCTTGCCATACAGTATCTCCAGTGATTTAGAGGACAAG GTGAACTTTCAATCCACAGATACTTCATCAATTGCCAACATACAGGAACCTGTGGATGACAATGCTATAGTTGAAGTTTGCAGTTCAATCTGGCATCACCTGCAGGATTTGACAACTGAAATTACTGCACTCAAAGAAAAGTTCATTGGGTGCTCAAAATCATTGCATGAACGAGGTTACAGTCTATGGAACGTAGTGGGAATCTTGCATAGAGAGAGAAATTCTCAAAATGAATCTTTTGAAGATATGAGGAGGAATATTATGCATTTAGAATCAATTGGGAAAGAGAAAGACATGGAGATAGTTGTCTTGAGAAGGAATGTTGCCTTGCTTTATGAAGCTTGTGCTAATTTGGTCTTGGAAATTGAAAATGGAAAAGCCGAGCTGTTAGGAAATAGTTCAACTACTGCAGATCTGGAATTAGCTGGAGCACTTGCACTTGGCGGACAAAACAGAGTTTTGTCCGAGGAACAAATCAAGACTATGGCTGATAAACTTTTATCAACAATGAAAGATTTTTTGAGCATGAAATATCAAATTGCTGAAGGAAGCCAAAGGGAGATGAAAATTACTGTAGAAAATTTACGGAAAGATCTTCAGGAGAAGGACATCCAAAAAGATCAGATATGCGCAGAGCTTGTTGGTCAAATTAAGTTAGCTGAAGCTGCTGCCATGAATTACTCACGAGATCTTCAATCGTCAAAAACACTGGTGCATGATTTGGAAAAAGAACTGGAAGTGGTGAAGGAAGAAAATAAGTCAGTGCAGCAGAGAGTAAAAGAACTGCAGGATGTGCAAGCCAACTCAGTGGAATTGCATGATAGGGTCAAATCACTGACAGATGTGTTATCATCCAAAGACCAAG AAATCGAGGCCCTTATGCAAGCACTTGATGAGGAGGAGGTCCAAATGGAAGAGTTGACAAAAAAGAACGAGGAACTAGAAAAAGTCCTGCAACAGAAGAACATAGATTTAGAGAACCTTGAAGCTTCTCATGGGAAGGTTGTGAAAAAGCTTTCCATCACTGTGAGCAAGTTTGATGAGCTTCGTGATCTATCACAAAGTCTTCTTATCAAGATTGAACAGCTTCAATCAGAACTACAAGATCGGGATGCTGAGATTTCATTCTTAAGACAAGAGGTCACCAGATGCACCAATGATCTTCTTGCTGCATCACAAATGAACTCTAAAAGAGAATCAAATGAGATACATGAGTTTTTGACTTGGTTTGAGGGAATTGTTTCTTGTGTTGGGTTACCCCATCTGCATTTTGATATGAAGGACATTCAGGTGCCTGAATACAAGGAAATAATACAGAAAAAGCTTAGCTCTATTACATCTGAACTTGAGAACCTACGTGTGGCTGCACAAAGTAAGGATGAATTGTTGCAAGCAGAACGGACTAAAGTGGAGGAGCTAACACGCATGGAAGAAACCCTCAAGAAGACTTTGCAAGAGAAAGAATCCCTATTAAATTTGCTTGAAGGTGCAGGAGATGTGGATCATGCAGCTAGTGCAAACTCTGAAATTGTGCAAGTTGAACCTGTG ATAAACCAGTGGGCTGTACCAGGGAACTCCTCGGCTTCCCAAGTTCGTAGTTTGCGTAAAGTCAATAATGATCAAGTTGCTATTCATATAGATTCAGATGATGTTAGTAATAGTAGGTtagaagatgaagatgaagataaAG TTCATGGTTTCAAATCACTTACCACATCAAGAATTGTTCCAAGGTTTACAAGACCAGTATCTGACATGATAGATGGCTTATG GGTTTCTTGTGATCGGGCACTCATGCGACAACCTGCCTTACGGCTTGCCATTATGATCTATTGGGCTATATTGCATTCACTGTTAGCAGCTTTTGTATTTTGA